In Larimichthys crocea isolate SSNF chromosome VI, L_crocea_2.0, whole genome shotgun sequence, one genomic interval encodes:
- the LOC113745889 gene encoding HEAT repeat-containing protein 1-like has translation MADLLRQTDVSRTGELLFESGRGEEKSALLLQLLLDCLHKIFLYDTQRFLSRERADALMSPLLDQLENLLGGEQVYQQRVTQHLVPCVGQFSVALADDSQWKTLNYQILLKTRHPESKVRFSSLLMLMELASKLKENYVVLLPETIPFIAELMEGEHTHTHTHTHTHTHTHTCLLDMM, from the exons ATGGCCGACCTGCTGAGACAGACGGACGTCTCGCGGACAG gtgaGCTGTTGTTTGAGTCGGGTCGCGGCGAGGAGAAGAGcgctctgctgcttcagctgctgctcGACTGTCTGCACAAGATCTTCCTGTACGACACGCAGAGGTTCCTGAGCAGAGAGCGGGCCGACGCCCTCATGAGCCCGCTGCTCGACCAG ctggagAACCTCCTGGGCGGAGAGCAGGTGTACCAGCAGAGGGTGACCCAGCACCTGGTGCCCTGCGTGGGGCAGTTCTCCGTGGCGCTGGCCGACGACTCGCAGTGGAAAACTCTCAACTACCAGATCCTGCTGAAGACCAGACACCCCGAGTCCAAG gtgcggttctcctctctgctcatgcTGATGGAGTTAGCGTCCAAACTGAAGGAGAACTACGTGGTGCTGCTGCCAGAGACCATCCCATTCATAGCAGAGCTGATGGAgggtgagcacacacacacacacacacacacacacacacacacacacacacacacgtgtttgtTAGATatgatgtga